The Streptomyces sp. NBC_00576 genome contains the following window.
CCGCGACGACGCCCCCTGCGACTGGCTCGACCCCGACTGCCTGCCGGGACAGTCCCCCATCTTCGGTTCCGGGCACCTGCTGCTGGACGGCGACGGGGACTTCGCCGCGACGGACGGCCAGTCCATCGCCACCGGGGACAGCTTCTCGGTCGCCGCGCACGTGCGGATCGACTCGGCGGCGCAGGACCGGCCGATGACGGTGCTGTCGGTGCCGGGTGCGGACAACTCCCTTGCCGAGGTGCGCTATTCGGGGGCCTCGCAGCAGTGGGAGGTGGGACTGACGGATGCGAACGGGGCGCCGGTCACGCTCACCGCGGGCGGCGCGTGGGCCTCGCCTGACGATGTCCATCACCTGGCGCTCGTGTACGACGACGAGACCGACGAGATCCTGCTCTACGCCGACGGGCAGTTGTCGGCGAGGGAGTCGTACCGGCCCGGCTGGACGGCGACGGGTGACTTGCAGATCGGCCGCTCGCAGAGCGTGGACGGCGTGGACGGCTGGGGCGGTTACCTGGACGGAGCGGTCGACGAGGTGCATGTTTACGCGGGCGTGCTCAGCGCGACGCAGGTGGCTCAGTTGCAGATCGGCGCGACGGACGTCTGACAACGTGGCCGGGACAGATATGTTTTCGGCCAAATGAGTCCGCCTGTGACGCATGTCATACCCCCAGCGAGGGCATTGCTGGGGGCATGACAGATGACGCCATGACGACTGGGCTGACGGACGAGGAACGGCTTGCCCAGCTCGGATACACCCAGGTCCTCGCCCGCCGTATGTCGGCGTTCTCCAACTACGCGGTGTCCTTCACGATCATCTCGGTCCTGTCGGGTTGCCTGACCCTGTACCTGTTCGGCATGAACACGGGCGGCCCGGCCGTGATCATGTGGGGCTGGGTCGCCGTAGGGCTCATGACCCTCTTCGTCGGGCTGTCGATGGCCGAGATCTGTTCGGCCTACCCGACCTCAGCCGGCCTGTACTTCTGGGCGCACCGGCTCGCTCCCCCTCGTACAGCCGCCGCCTGGGCCTGGTTCACCGGGTGGTTCAACGTGCTCGGGCAGGTCGCGGTGACCGCCGGCATCGACTTCGGGGCGGCCTCCTTCCTGGGCGCCTACCTGAACCTCCAGTTCGACTTCGAGGTCACCCCGGGCCGCACGATCCTGCTCTTCGCCGGCATCCTCGTCCTGCACGGGCTCCTCAACACCTTCGGCGTACGCATCGTGGGTCTGCTGAACAGCGTCAGCGTGTGGTGGCACGTGGTGGGTGTGGCCGTCATCGTCGGGGCACTGACCTTCGTACCGGACGAACACCAGTCGGTCTCCTTCGTGTTCACCGAGTTCGTGAACAACACCGGGTGGGGCAGCGGCGTCTACGTGGTCGCCCTCGGCCTGCTGATGGCCCAATACACCTTCACCGGCTACGACGCCTCCGCACACATGACCGAGGAGACCCACGACGCGTCCACGGCCGGCCCGAAAGGCATCGTCCGCTCGATCTGGACGTCCTGGATAGCGGGCTTCGTCCTCCTCCTCGGCTTCACCTTCGCCATCCAGTCGTACAACGACACGCTCGCGTCCCCGACCGGCGTACCGCCCGCCCAGATCCTCCTCGACGCGCTCGGCGCGACCGCGGGCAAGCTGTTCCTGCTGGTGGTGATCGGGGCCCAGCTGTTCTGCGGCATGGCGTCCGTCACGGCCAACTCCCGCATGATCTACGCCTTCTCACGCGACGGCGCCCTCCCCTACTCCAACCTCTGGCACACGGTCAGCCCACGCACCCGTACCCCCGTCGCGGCGGTCTGGCTGGCGGCCTTCGGGGCACTGGTCCTGGGCCTGCCCTACCTGATCAACGTGACGGCGTACGCGGCCGTGACGTCGATCGCCGTGATCGGCCTCTACATCGCGTACGTCATCCCGACACTGCTGCGGCTGCGCAAGGGCGACGAGTTCCAGCGCGGGCCATGGCATCTGGGCCGGTGGTCACGGGCCATCGGGGTGGTGTCGGTGATCTGGGTGGCTGTGATCACGGTGCTGTTCATGCTGCCCCAGCTCGCGCCGGTCACCTGGGAGAACTTCAACTACGCCCCGATCGCCGTCCTCGTGGTCCTGGGGTTCGCGGCGCTGTGGTGGGTCGCTTCGGCGCGGTACTGGTTCCTGAACCCGGAACACGCGCGGACCCGGGCACGGGAGGCGGCTCGGAAGGGGGCGCCCGAACCGGTCGATCCGTAGCGAGGACGCCTATTTCGCTCCGTGGGTTGCCACCCTGGTTGCGGAGTGACCCGGCCGTGTCTCCGATACCCGATCGGAGTCCTGGCCGGGTCCGGCTATGCTCGGGGATGCAACATCGCGGGGACCCTTAGCTCAATTGGCAGAGCAGTGGACTTTTAATCCATTGGTTGTGGGTTCGAGTCCCACAGGGTCTACGGACAAGCCCCAGTTCAGAGGACATCTGGACTGGGGCTTCTGTCGTTTCGGGGGCTGAGTGGTCGTCAGCCGGCCCGGTGCCGGCCAGTCCGCTGCGTGCAGTCGGCGCGATCAAGGACGAGGCGCACCGGGACCGGCGCACGAAGCTCCTGGACAGCCTGTAGCGACACGCCGAAGCGCCTGCCGGGGGTTGGCGGCCGCCGCCCACCCCGAGGGTCGGCCGTGTCTCCCGGTCGATGCCTCGTTCGGGGATCCACTGCTTGCCTGAGTACGCCCCAATATCTGTGGCCGCAAGCTGAGATATTGACGGAACGTGCGGACAGGTTATTTGCGGTAATAAATAGCGGGGGATTAGTCGGCGCGTGCGGCGTGGTTGTGGTGTGCTACTGTTGATTTAAGTTGCAGGTGTGGTTCCCGAAATTAAATTTCCGGTCTTTTCCGGCGGGGTGATCATCGCGGCGACGCGGAGTCTGCGCTGTGTGGACTCCGTATGCACTGCCCCCCAAAGGAGATATGACATGGCTGCTGGCACCGTGAAGTGGTTCAACGCGGAAAAGGGCTTCGGCTTCATCGAGCAGGACGGTGGCGGCCCGGACGTGTTCGCCCACTACTCGAACATCGCCGCCCAGGGCTTCCGCGAGCTGCTTGAGGGCCAGAAGGTGACCTTCGACATCGCGCAGGGCCAGAAGGGCCCGACGGCCGAGAACATCGTTCTTGCCTGACGCTGACGCGTACTGTGCAGCTGGGGCCCGCATCCCTCGGGGTACGGGCCCCAGCTGCATGCATTTTTCGCAGTGGTGTCACCTGCGAGAACACGACTCCGAGGGCTTCGAGTACTTCGAGCAATCCGTGGGCGTGGTAGATGCCCCGGATATCGCATCCGTAACGAGTCACCAATTTCCCCACCTGAGCCCGCACGAATTCACTGCCGGCCAGATTCGCTTTCGCATTTCATCGGCCCATTCTTGCAATTCTCCGCGCCGCTCGGTGCTGCGGAAATTCCTAGATGTGAGCCGCATCGAGGAAGGTTCCGCATGAACCGCACACGTACGAACGACCGCTCCGCCCGCACCCGTAACGGCGGTGCCGCCTCCGGCAGGAGCGGCGGCCGATTCGGCTCGTCGAGCGCCGGCCGGTCCGGCGCGCCGAGCCGTTCCGGCTCCGGCGGCTACGGGGGTTCCGGCGGTTCCAGCCGTCGATCCGCCGCGGTCCAGGGGGAGTTCGCCCTGCCCGAGACGATCACCCCCGCGCTTCCCGCTGTCGAGGGCTTCGCCGATCTCGACATGCCCAAGGAGTTGCTGGCCTCGCTCAGCACGCAGGGCGTGACCGTCCCCTTCCCGATCCAGGCCGCGACCCTGCCGAACTCCCTCGCCGGCCGCGACGTACTGGGCCGCGGGCGCACCGGCTCCGGCAAGACCCTCGCCTTCGGGCTGGCGCTGCTGGCCCGTACGGTCGGGCAGCGCGCCGAGGCCAGGCAGCCGCTGGGCCTGGTCCTCGTACCGACGCGTGAGCTGGCGCAGCAGGTCACCGACGCGCTCACCCCGTACGCCCGCGCCGTGAAGCTGCGGCTGGCCACTGTGGTGGGCGGGATGCCGATCGGCAGGCAGGCCAGCGCGCTGCGCGGCGGTGCCGAGGTCGTCGTCGCCACCCCCGGACGCCTCAAGGACCTCATCGACCGCGGCGACTGCCGGCTGGACCAGGTCTCCATCACCGTCCTCGACGAGGCCGACCAGATGGCCGACATGGGCTTCATGCCGCAGGTCACCGCCCTGCTCGACCAGGTCCGCCCCGGTGGCCAGCGCATGCTGTTCTCCGCCACCCTCGACCGCAACGTCGACCTGCTCGTGCGTCGCTACCTCAGCGACCCGGTCGTGCACTCCGTCGATCCCTCGGCCGGCGCGGTCACGACGATGGAGCACCACGTGCTGCACGTCCACGGCGCCGACAAGCACTCGGCCACCACCGAGATCGCCGCGCGCGACGGCCGCGTGATCATGTTCCTCGACACCAAGCACGCCGTCGACCGGCTCACCGAGCACCTCCTGAACAGCGGGGTACGGGCTGCCGCGCTGCACGGTGGGAAGTCGCAGCCGCAGCGCACCCGCACGCTGACGCAGTTCAAGTCCGGGCACGTCAACGTGCTGGTGGCGACCAATGTGGCGGCTCGCGGCATCCACGTCGACAACCTCGACCTCGTCGTCAACGTCGACCCGCCGACCGACCACAAGGACTACCTCCACCGCGGCGGCAGGACCGCCCGCGCCGGCGAGTCAGGCCGTGTCGTCACCCTGGTCACCCCGAACCAGCGCCGCGAGATGACCCGTCTCATGGCAGCGGCCGGCATCGTCCCGCAGACCACCCGCGTTCGCGCCGGCGAAGAGGCACTGCACGCCATCACCGGTGCCCAGGCCCCCTCGGGCGTCCCGGTCGTCATCACCGCACCGGTGGTCGAACGCCCCAAGCAGCGCGGCGGCACCTCGAAGCGAGGCGGCGCCACCTCACGCGGCCGACGCCGCCCCGCGTCGGCGGCCCACCGCACGCCCGCACGGCCGTCCACCGCGAGTGCGGCGGCCTGAGCGGCAAGCTGCCCTGGTGAAGCCGGATGCCCCTCGCGCCCCGAAAGGGGCGCGGGGCGGTATCGATCTGCGGCTCCGCCGAGAGCGGGGGAGCGACCAGCCCCCACCGGCCCGCGGTGAACCAACCGCATGTCCCGCGGAGCTGCTGAGCACCTTCGTGATCAGGAAGCCGACCCATCTCCGCTCTCCGTAGGAGGCACTCTTGACGCTGGTCCAGATGCAGAACCGCCCGGCAGGCGCCAACCCCGTGCACAGCACGGCGGCTGACGCCATGGACGCGGCCGGACCGCAGGTCTGGCACGACATGACCGTCGAGGTGGCACTGTCGGTCACGGCCGCCGCCCGCACGGGGCATCTGGTCCTCTGCGACGAGGACGGCCAGTACGTCGGCCTCGTCACCCGGGCCCGGCTCGCCGCCGTTCGGGACAGCCGTGGCTACACGGATCAGATTCGCTTGAGTGACATCACCGACGGCAGCGGGCTCTTCACCGAACACGGCAGCGCGCCGGGCGTCCTCGCCCTCTCCCGCTGAACCGCTTCACCGTGGTCGGCCCCGTCCTGACCTGCTTCCGTCCCACTTCTCCCGTCTCGACTTCTCCCTGTGAGGCATCATGCGCTGTGTCATCGCACGCTTCCCGTTCGACCTGACCAAGAGTGGCGTGCTGGAGTCGATGAAGGGCATCAAGCCCGAGCCGATCACCGGTGAGTCCGTGATCATCGGACGACGCCACTACCCCGTCAAGCAGGTCGGCCAGGTCGTCACCCGACAGGACCCCCGCGATTTCAGCGCGGGTGAGGTCACGCGGGCCATGGCCAAGCTCGGCTTCACCTGCAGCACTGTTCCCAAGGCCGTCCCGGAGCCTGTCGAGAGCCCGTACCAGCTGGCTTCCGAGCTGCTGGGCACCCCCGTGGCCGTCTGACCGACCGCAACGGCGTGAGCCGAACATCAGTGAGGGCCCGACCGGCACACGCCGGTCGGGCCCTCACTGCGTGTCGTGTCGTGCCGTGCCGGGATCGGCGCGGGGTGGGTCGGTGGGTCGGTGGGCAGGTGGGTCGAGGGCGCGGTGAATGACTGGTGTGGTGGGTCAGTGGTCGGAGTAGCGGAAGTCGCCCACGGTCCAGGCACTGACGTCCTCGATCGCGATGCGGTACATACCGCCCGTCTCCGGGATCCCCACCGTGCCCTGCAGGATCCGGGCGACATGGAAGTGCAGATGCGTGGGCGGCCCGTCCTTCTTGGCGGGCGCTTCGAAGACGGCGGAGAACTCGCCCAGATGGGCGGAGTCCGTCAGCACCTCCGAAACTCTCTGCCTCCACACGGCTTCGGGGGCCAGTCTTCCGGTGATGACGGCCCCACCGGTGACCACGGTCAGGGACATCTGGTTGCTCCGCCCGGACTCCACAAGAGCGGCGACGTCAACGATCAGCTCGTCAGGCTTCGACATGGGACCGGATTCTATGCACCGGCCCGTATGCGCGCTGCGGACGGTCCCAGACATCCGCAGGCCGGCCGACGCAGATACCTCATCGTCGAGCACACCAAAATCTATGCTTGCTGGAGTAGACATTGGGGATCCCGGTCGTTACTGTTTCTCTCGTAGCCGAGATCGAGCGAGGCCCGGCAGACACGAACTGGCGGGCAGCAGTACACGCAGGACGGTGCGGTGGTGGAGTGTCGAAGCCTGGTTGTTGCATGACGGCGACGGGACTGACGACCGGACCGGGTGGCCCGCAGTGATGAGGGGCCGCCGTGAGCAGGACCGCGGTTGACGCGGTGGCAGTACCCGTGCAGTACAGAGCAGTACCAGCAGTTTGCAGTCCCGCAGTTTGCAGTTCCCGTTAGGCAAGTGATTGATCCAGAGGGAAGAACGGAGGAGTGGAGCGCCATCAGGATCGCCCGGGCGGAAATCTGAGCCCGGGTACCGCAGGACATCGATAGGCAGGTGGTCTCCGGTCATAAATCCGCGATCCCCGCACCCCGGCCGACGTATCGGGCGGCTGTGCGGAAAAAGAAGGCCGGTGCAGCAGTAGGGCCGGCAGATGGTGTTTGCTGTTCCTTCGGGGCCTTGGTGCCGTTCGGCACCAAGGCCCCTCGACGCGTTCCACAGAGAGGTGAGATGACAGCAGACGAGTCGCTAGGCCGTCTCGACGACGACGACTACCCCGCGTACACGATGGGCCGGGCCGCCGAAATGCTGGGTACCACTCCCGGCTTCCTCCGGGCCCTCGGCGAAGCACGGCTGATCACACCGCTGCGCTCCGAGGGCGGACACCGCCGTTACTCCCGCTACCAACTGCGCATCGCCGCCCGCGCGCGTGAGCTCGTCGACCGGGGTACGCCGGTCGAGGCCGCATGCCGGATCATCATCCTCGAGGACCAGCTCGAGGAAGCTCAGCGCATCAACGCCGAATACCGCCGCACCGAGGGGTCGTCCAAACCGTCGGCTGCGTCCTGAAGTGAGCGTGCCCGCCCCGGCGGGCCATCACCCACGAGCATGGCTGGAATACTGAGCGGAGTTTTCTGTGGTGATAGCGGGTGCGGACGGGTAGCGTCTGTGTGAGCTGTCGTGGTTCGGATTTCCCCTTGCCCACGCCTTTGGTGTGGGCGCTTTGCTGTGCTGTGCCGCAGGGACCAGGGCGATCACCTCCGTCTGCCCCATGAAGGGGCAGGCGTTCATCGACTGGAAGGCATGACTGTGGCAACTGGAACTGTGAAGTGGTTCAACGCGGAGAAGGGCTTCGGCTTCATCGCCCAGGACGGCGGCGGTCCGGACGTCTTCGCGCACTACTCCGCAATCAACTCCTCGGGCTTTCGTGAGCTCCAGGAGGGCCAGGCCGTGACGTTCGACGTCGTCCAGGGCCAGAAGGGCCCCCAGGCGGAGAACATCACCACCGCCTGATCTTTGCCGTGAAACGTCTGGGCCGCGCGGCGCTACGCCGCGCGGCCCAGGACGTTCACCGGCGGTTCAGCCCGGCCAGCTGCCCGTCACGCGCCGGATGACGGTGGCGCCCCCGCGATCGACGGCGGCTTTGACTCCGGCGAAGATCGCGCCCTGAACGACGGCTGCCGCGAGCACCTCGCGCCAGCTGCGGAACTCGTCCGTGGCGTCCGGGGCCT
Protein-coding sequences here:
- a CDS encoding amino acid permease — encoded protein: MTDDAMTTGLTDEERLAQLGYTQVLARRMSAFSNYAVSFTIISVLSGCLTLYLFGMNTGGPAVIMWGWVAVGLMTLFVGLSMAEICSAYPTSAGLYFWAHRLAPPRTAAAWAWFTGWFNVLGQVAVTAGIDFGAASFLGAYLNLQFDFEVTPGRTILLFAGILVLHGLLNTFGVRIVGLLNSVSVWWHVVGVAVIVGALTFVPDEHQSVSFVFTEFVNNTGWGSGVYVVALGLLMAQYTFTGYDASAHMTEETHDASTAGPKGIVRSIWTSWIAGFVLLLGFTFAIQSYNDTLASPTGVPPAQILLDALGATAGKLFLLVVIGAQLFCGMASVTANSRMIYAFSRDGALPYSNLWHTVSPRTRTPVAAVWLAAFGALVLGLPYLINVTAYAAVTSIAVIGLYIAYVIPTLLRLRKGDEFQRGPWHLGRWSRAIGVVSVIWVAVITVLFMLPQLAPVTWENFNYAPIAVLVVLGFAALWWVASARYWFLNPEHARTRAREAARKGAPEPVDP
- a CDS encoding cold-shock protein, coding for MAAGTVKWFNAEKGFGFIEQDGGGPDVFAHYSNIAAQGFRELLEGQKVTFDIAQGQKGPTAENIVLA
- a CDS encoding DEAD/DEAH box helicase, with amino-acid sequence MNRTRTNDRSARTRNGGAASGRSGGRFGSSSAGRSGAPSRSGSGGYGGSGGSSRRSAAVQGEFALPETITPALPAVEGFADLDMPKELLASLSTQGVTVPFPIQAATLPNSLAGRDVLGRGRTGSGKTLAFGLALLARTVGQRAEARQPLGLVLVPTRELAQQVTDALTPYARAVKLRLATVVGGMPIGRQASALRGGAEVVVATPGRLKDLIDRGDCRLDQVSITVLDEADQMADMGFMPQVTALLDQVRPGGQRMLFSATLDRNVDLLVRRYLSDPVVHSVDPSAGAVTTMEHHVLHVHGADKHSATTEIAARDGRVIMFLDTKHAVDRLTEHLLNSGVRAAALHGGKSQPQRTRTLTQFKSGHVNVLVATNVAARGIHVDNLDLVVNVDPPTDHKDYLHRGGRTARAGESGRVVTLVTPNQRREMTRLMAAAGIVPQTTRVRAGEEALHAITGAQAPSGVPVVITAPVVERPKQRGGTSKRGGATSRGRRRPASAAHRTPARPSTASAAA
- a CDS encoding CBS domain-containing protein codes for the protein MTLVQMQNRPAGANPVHSTAADAMDAAGPQVWHDMTVEVALSVTAAARTGHLVLCDEDGQYVGLVTRARLAAVRDSRGYTDQIRLSDITDGSGLFTEHGSAPGVLALSR
- a CDS encoding SCO5918 family protein; amino-acid sequence: MRCVIARFPFDLTKSGVLESMKGIKPEPITGESVIIGRRHYPVKQVGQVVTRQDPRDFSAGEVTRAMAKLGFTCSTVPKAVPEPVESPYQLASELLGTPVAV
- a CDS encoding MerR family transcriptional regulator translates to MTADESLGRLDDDDYPAYTMGRAAEMLGTTPGFLRALGEARLITPLRSEGGHRRYSRYQLRIAARARELVDRGTPVEAACRIIILEDQLEEAQRINAEYRRTEGSSKPSAAS
- a CDS encoding cold-shock protein, which gives rise to MATGTVKWFNAEKGFGFIAQDGGGPDVFAHYSAINSSGFRELQEGQAVTFDVVQGQKGPQAENITTA
- a CDS encoding DUF4235 domain-containing protein; the encoded protein is MKASKIAYKPVGMAMGALGGILAGALFKRAWKRLAHEDEAPDATDEFRSWREVLAAAVVQGAIFAGVKAAVDRGGATVIRRVTGSWPG